In one Vulgatibacter incomptus genomic region, the following are encoded:
- the pth gene encoding aminoacyl-tRNA hydrolase, whose product MKLLAGLGNPGKEYESTRHNVGFMVVDHIAGAAGAQIDRKKFKAELGEAGLGGVKTLLVKPQTFMNLSGESIAGAASFYKIAPADVIVIHDELDLEPGRIQIKVGGGHGGHNGLRSIIAHLGPDFVRIRVGIGKPAGHDTAGYVLGPFDKRESQELPFILDRAAEASLCVLRNGPTACMNEFNKRDALADRKATR is encoded by the coding sequence GTGAAGCTGCTCGCTGGCCTCGGAAACCCCGGCAAGGAATACGAATCGACCCGGCACAACGTCGGGTTCATGGTCGTAGACCACATCGCCGGGGCCGCTGGCGCGCAGATCGATCGGAAGAAGTTCAAGGCCGAGCTCGGCGAGGCCGGGCTGGGCGGCGTGAAGACGCTGCTGGTCAAGCCGCAGACCTTCATGAACCTCTCCGGCGAGTCGATCGCGGGAGCGGCGAGCTTCTACAAGATCGCGCCCGCCGACGTGATCGTGATCCACGACGAGCTCGACCTCGAGCCCGGCCGGATCCAGATCAAGGTCGGCGGGGGCCACGGCGGACACAACGGCCTGAGGAGCATCATCGCCCACCTCGGGCCGGACTTCGTCCGGATCCGCGTGGGCATCGGCAAGCCCGCTGGCCACGACACCGCCGGATACGTCCTCGGCCCCTTCGACAAGAGGGAGAGCCAGGAGCTCCCCTTCATCCTCGATCGTGCGGCGGAAGCGAGCCTCTGCGTGCTGCGGAACGGGCCGACGGCCTGCATGAACGAGTTCAACAAGCGGGACGCGCTTGCGGATCGCAAGGCGACCCGGTAG
- the rpsF gene encoding 30S ribosomal protein S6, producing MADETAVAAAPVAKVHASKDTRREYETIYLVRQDLTSDQLDKIKDRIKGIVDREGGRVIKVTTWGKKKTAFLVGNKQARAVYVHVNYLGQGRAVSEVERNLRNIEEVIKFQTIKLSDAVLPESRPTEEDVVLEGDREEEQRPAREEERGSRGERERDREREREPEGRGEEGEEEEAD from the coding sequence ATGGCAGACGAGACTGCAGTGGCAGCCGCGCCCGTGGCCAAGGTCCACGCGAGCAAGGACACCCGGCGCGAGTACGAGACGATCTACCTGGTCCGTCAGGACCTCACCTCGGATCAGCTCGACAAGATCAAGGACCGCATCAAGGGCATCGTCGACCGCGAAGGCGGCCGGGTGATCAAGGTCACCACCTGGGGCAAGAAGAAGACTGCCTTCCTGGTGGGCAACAAGCAGGCGCGCGCGGTCTACGTGCACGTGAACTACCTCGGCCAGGGCCGCGCGGTCTCCGAGGTGGAGCGCAACCTCCGCAACATCGAAGAGGTGATCAAGTTCCAGACGATCAAGCTCTCGGACGCCGTTCTGCCCGAGAGCCGCCCCACCGAGGAGGACGTCGTCCTCGAGGGCGATCGCGAGGAAGAGCAGCGCCCGGCTCGCGAAGAGGAGCGCGGTTCGCGCGGCGAGCGCGAACGCGACCGCGAGCGCGAGCGTGAGCCGGAAGGCCGCGGCGAAGAGGGCGAAGAGGAAGAGGCGGATTGA
- the rpsR gene encoding 30S ribosomal protein S18 produces the protein MAFREGPGGGRPGGSDERGGRGGDERGGRGGGGGGGFGGRRGGFGRRKVCRFCADKTATIDYKDAATLKLFLTERGKIIPRRISGNCAQHQRQVAAAIKRGRQVALLPYTVIQG, from the coding sequence ATGGCATTTCGTGAAGGTCCCGGCGGCGGACGCCCCGGCGGAAGTGATGAACGTGGCGGGCGCGGCGGCGATGAGCGCGGCGGCCGCGGCGGCGGTGGTGGCGGCGGCTTTGGTGGACGGCGGGGTGGCTTCGGCCGCCGCAAGGTCTGCCGGTTCTGCGCCGACAAGACCGCGACGATCGACTACAAGGACGCGGCGACGCTGAAGCTCTTCCTCACCGAGCGCGGCAAGATCATCCCCCGCCGCATCAGTGGAAACTGCGCGCAGCACCAGCGCCAGGTTGCCGCTGCCATCAAGCGTGGCCGCCAGGTTGCGCTGCTCCCCTACACCGTCATCCAGGGCTAG
- the rplI gene encoding 50S ribosomal protein L9, with protein sequence MKIILRESVSNLGNAGDVVEVRPGYGRNFLIPKKKAVLATVGNIRRIEHEKRVALAHQAKLKAGATELAKRLAAVEITIARRVGEQDKLFGSVTAIDIAEKLEPMKLGIERRQIHLEEPIKTLGTFEIPVRLHHDVTQVIKVNVVAQE encoded by the coding sequence ATGAAGATCATTCTGCGTGAGAGCGTCTCCAACCTGGGGAACGCTGGAGACGTGGTCGAGGTCCGCCCGGGCTACGGTCGGAACTTCCTCATCCCCAAGAAGAAGGCAGTGCTCGCCACCGTCGGCAACATCCGCCGGATCGAGCACGAGAAGCGCGTCGCCCTCGCCCACCAGGCGAAGCTGAAGGCGGGCGCGACCGAGCTGGCCAAGCGGCTGGCCGCCGTCGAGATCACCATCGCCCGCCGCGTCGGCGAGCAGGACAAGCTCTTCGGCTCGGTGACGGCGATCGACATCGCCGAGAAGCTCGAGCCGATGAAGCTCGGGATCGAGCGGCGCCAGATCCACCTCGAGGAGCCGATCAAGACGCTCGGCACCTTCGAGATCCCGGTCCGGCTCCACCACGACGTGACCCAGGTCATCAAGGTCAACGTCGTCGCCCAGGAGTAG
- the dnaB gene encoding replicative DNA helicase produces the protein MRLRSDRERGEGQPRKTTTLHDIEAERALLGALLIDPRKVADIEGRLAADTFYDPLHRQIFGAMLAIPDRTAIDPITIKGKLSEAGVLDAATAERLRVIEESTLSAANVTHYVDIVADKALRRRLASVADEIGGLAVEAGSDTAALIDAAEKAVFEVTDQGRKGEPQLLKGVLKDTIELVKKMRSSKSAVTGMPTGIYQLDRRTTGFHPGELFILAARPGVGKTSLAMNMAVHAAARADPPRAVAVFNLEMPATQLALRMICSEARISQGKLKSGKLSDYDMGLIIQHAASLWEAPIYVDDSSSLSIMELRSKARRLKQQDPNLGFIVIDYLQLMSSRGKSESRQLEIAEISRGLKSLSKELSLPILALSQLSRDVEKNKRKPQLSDLRESGSIEQDADCVMFIHREPDAEPNGVGGPIPVELIIAKQRNGGIGGFDMVFMSEYTRFENAAEEGEGPPA, from the coding sequence ATGCGGCTCCGAAGCGATCGGGAGCGTGGCGAAGGCCAGCCCCGCAAGACGACCACCCTCCACGACATCGAAGCGGAACGGGCGCTCCTGGGCGCCCTCCTCATCGATCCGCGCAAGGTCGCGGACATCGAAGGCCGCCTCGCCGCGGACACCTTCTACGACCCGCTCCACCGGCAGATCTTCGGCGCGATGCTCGCGATCCCGGATCGCACCGCCATCGATCCGATCACCATCAAGGGCAAGCTCTCGGAGGCTGGCGTCCTCGACGCCGCCACGGCCGAGAGGCTGCGGGTGATCGAGGAGTCCACCCTCTCCGCCGCGAACGTCACCCACTACGTCGACATCGTGGCGGACAAGGCGCTCCGGCGCAGGCTCGCCTCGGTCGCCGACGAGATCGGGGGCCTCGCGGTCGAGGCGGGCAGCGACACGGCCGCGCTCATCGACGCCGCCGAGAAGGCCGTCTTCGAGGTCACGGACCAGGGGCGCAAGGGCGAGCCCCAGCTGCTCAAGGGCGTGCTCAAGGACACGATCGAGCTCGTCAAGAAGATGCGCTCGTCCAAGTCCGCGGTCACGGGGATGCCCACGGGGATCTACCAGCTCGACCGGCGGACCACGGGCTTCCACCCGGGCGAGCTCTTCATCCTCGCGGCGCGTCCCGGCGTGGGCAAGACCTCGCTGGCGATGAACATGGCCGTGCACGCCGCGGCGAGAGCGGATCCGCCCCGCGCCGTCGCCGTCTTCAACCTGGAAATGCCGGCGACCCAGCTCGCGCTGCGTATGATCTGCTCGGAGGCCCGGATCAGCCAGGGAAAGCTCAAGAGCGGCAAGCTCTCCGATTACGACATGGGGCTGATCATCCAGCACGCCGCGTCGCTCTGGGAGGCGCCCATCTACGTGGACGACTCCAGCTCCCTGTCGATCATGGAGCTGCGCTCGAAGGCGCGGCGGCTCAAGCAGCAGGATCCCAACCTCGGCTTCATCGTGATCGACTACCTCCAGCTCATGAGCTCACGAGGGAAGAGCGAGAGCCGCCAGCTCGAGATCGCCGAGATCTCCCGAGGCCTCAAGAGCCTCTCGAAGGAGCTGAGCCTGCCGATCCTCGCGCTCTCCCAGCTCTCCCGCGACGTGGAGAAGAACAAGCGCAAGCCCCAGCTCTCCGACCTGCGCGAGTCGGGGTCGATCGAGCAGGACGCGGATTGTGTCATGTTCATCCACAGGGAGCCCGACGCCGAGCCGAACGGCGTCGGCGGCCCGATCCCGGTGGAGCTGATCATCGCCAAGCAGCGAAACGGCGGCATCGGCGGCTTCGACATGGTTTTCATGTCGGAGTACACCCGCTTCGAGAACGCTGCCGAGGAGGGCGAGGGCCCTCCGGCCTGA
- a CDS encoding vWA domain-containing protein, with product MRALRLGMSAVMISGFGIAACQAYNMEGVDPQTVIAVETYGKFEQTKAPTLLIVQDRSGSMKACFDPLNTPPGSVATSGGCELDDGSTDKNRRTRMEVAQQVMTKVVGRTRDEVRFGLIAYGVGASSCGDPIVLAEPASNGYQAVGAAYMEAPSLNKPAGGTPTTQALRMAYDRLVAEKASDVDPQTGEPNDRKRYVVLVTDGLMNCNTQHTTPCVCASETGCFAPGGTVPYGSTGTFAAEQCLDDSNSYDEIDRLHAAGFDTFVIGLGDVFGGQSVLATEVLDELAVRGGVPQEGGANKFYSAGDETQLQESLEKIISQISAPCEYDLDGPVCDGRLVKIALKINGEVVETSCNQTAGDATWFFADKPGGGLDEKRIVFSPSICARLSDAKGVEISIRGVENGCDAGAAGPACSLEGP from the coding sequence ATGCGCGCGCTCCGGCTGGGAATGTCGGCGGTCATGATTTCGGGTTTCGGGATCGCCGCCTGCCAGGCCTACAACATGGAAGGGGTCGATCCGCAGACGGTGATCGCGGTGGAGACCTACGGAAAATTCGAGCAGACCAAGGCGCCGACGCTCCTCATCGTGCAGGATCGCTCCGGCTCCATGAAGGCCTGCTTCGATCCGCTCAACACGCCTCCGGGTTCGGTCGCCACCTCGGGCGGCTGCGAGCTGGACGATGGCTCGACCGACAAGAACCGCCGCACGCGGATGGAGGTCGCCCAGCAGGTGATGACCAAGGTGGTCGGTCGCACCCGGGACGAGGTCCGATTCGGGCTGATCGCCTACGGCGTCGGGGCCTCGTCCTGCGGGGATCCGATCGTGCTGGCCGAGCCGGCCTCCAATGGCTACCAGGCGGTGGGCGCTGCCTACATGGAGGCTCCCAGCCTCAACAAGCCCGCGGGCGGCACGCCGACCACCCAGGCGCTCCGCATGGCCTACGACAGGCTCGTTGCCGAGAAGGCCTCGGACGTGGACCCGCAGACCGGCGAGCCCAACGATCGGAAGCGGTACGTGGTGCTGGTCACCGACGGCCTGATGAACTGCAACACGCAGCACACGACGCCCTGTGTCTGTGCTTCGGAGACGGGCTGCTTCGCGCCTGGCGGGACCGTCCCGTACGGATCGACGGGGACGTTCGCTGCCGAGCAGTGCCTGGACGACTCCAACTCCTACGACGAGATCGATCGCCTGCACGCTGCCGGCTTCGACACCTTCGTGATCGGGCTCGGCGACGTCTTCGGCGGCCAGTCCGTGCTCGCGACCGAAGTCCTCGACGAGCTCGCCGTGAGGGGCGGCGTGCCCCAGGAGGGTGGCGCCAACAAGTTCTACTCGGCGGGCGACGAGACCCAGCTCCAGGAGAGCCTCGAGAAGATCATCTCGCAGATCTCCGCCCCGTGCGAGTACGACCTCGACGGTCCGGTCTGCGACGGCCGGCTGGTGAAGATCGCCCTCAAGATCAACGGCGAGGTCGTGGAGACCTCGTGCAACCAGACGGCGGGAGACGCCACCTGGTTCTTCGCCGACAAGCCCGGCGGCGGACTCGACGAGAAGCGGATCGTCTTCTCGCCTTCGATCTGCGCGCGCCTCAGCGATGCGAAGGGCGTCGAGATCTCGATCCGCGGCGTGGAGAACGGCTGCGACGCCGGAGCGGCCGGCCCGGCCTGCTCGCTCGAAGGGCCCTGA
- a CDS encoding hydroxymethylpyrimidine/phosphomethylpyrimidine kinase translates to MLVLAGLDPSGGAGLVADGEAILAAGARPLLCATAITIQTTARVRGWHGIPAEVVTAQALALAEEEGPIRAVKLGMLGSAAPAVARLKEHPLLAGAAWVVDPVLFSSSGAELVEGGTDAYRPLLERGPIVTPNAMEAGAFAGLPEPRDEAALLGCARRLVDGGAAAVLAKGGHLDGEPVDWLVSARGAEPLRGTRRPGSKRGTGCRLASFLAARLALGEGLFDAARDAKRYVAAYLDRGASA, encoded by the coding sequence GTGCTGGTCCTCGCGGGCCTCGACCCCTCCGGAGGGGCAGGGCTCGTCGCTGACGGCGAGGCGATCCTCGCGGCTGGCGCGAGGCCGCTGCTCTGCGCCACCGCCATCACCATCCAGACCACGGCGCGGGTTCGTGGCTGGCACGGGATCCCTGCCGAGGTCGTGACGGCCCAGGCCCTCGCCCTCGCCGAGGAGGAGGGGCCGATCCGCGCGGTGAAGCTCGGGATGCTCGGCAGCGCCGCCCCCGCGGTGGCTCGACTCAAGGAGCACCCGCTCCTCGCCGGCGCGGCGTGGGTCGTCGACCCGGTGCTCTTCTCGTCGTCCGGAGCCGAGCTCGTGGAGGGCGGCACGGACGCCTACCGGCCGCTCCTCGAACGAGGGCCGATCGTCACGCCCAACGCGATGGAGGCCGGCGCCTTCGCGGGCCTGCCGGAGCCCCGCGACGAGGCAGCGCTCCTGGGCTGCGCCCGGCGCCTCGTCGACGGGGGGGCGGCAGCGGTTCTGGCCAAGGGCGGGCACCTCGACGGCGAGCCGGTAGACTGGCTCGTCTCCGCCCGGGGCGCCGAGCCCCTCCGAGGAACGCGAAGGCCGGGTTCGAAGCGGGGCACGGGTTGCCGCCTCGCGTCGTTTCTCGCAGCGCGGCTGGCCCTCGGCGAGGGCCTCTTCGACGCGGCACGGGACGCCAAGCGCTATGTCGCGGCGTATCTGGACCGAGGTGCGTCCGCCTGA
- a CDS encoding gamma-glutamyl-gamma-aminobutyrate hydrolase family protein gives MRPLVLVTPDYEESLPPRYLLKRSYADAIVAAGGLPIVPTFGSPVAELLDAAKALVVTGGAFDIHPEAYGEERRDGCGPQKGARTRFEWDLLEGALERRLPVLGVCGGMQLLNVVRGGTLHQDLPADVPGSLPHEQTTPREEAAHGLSIEGEGWIARAAALSQTAPAVNTTHHQGVKREGRGLVVTARAPDGVVEAIEDPSLPFVVGVQWHPELMVETHPWNAAIYRQLVDAAREAR, from the coding sequence ATGCGTCCGCTGGTCCTGGTGACCCCCGATTACGAAGAATCCCTACCCCCCCGCTATCTCCTGAAGCGCAGCTACGCCGACGCGATCGTGGCGGCGGGCGGGCTCCCGATCGTGCCGACCTTCGGCTCGCCCGTGGCGGAGCTCCTGGACGCGGCAAAGGCCCTCGTCGTGACCGGCGGCGCCTTCGACATCCACCCGGAGGCCTATGGCGAGGAGCGGCGCGACGGGTGCGGACCCCAGAAGGGCGCTCGTACCCGCTTCGAGTGGGACTTGTTGGAAGGCGCGCTGGAGCGGCGGCTCCCCGTTCTCGGCGTCTGCGGGGGCATGCAGCTCCTGAACGTGGTGCGGGGCGGTACCCTTCACCAGGACCTCCCGGCCGACGTGCCGGGCTCGCTCCCCCACGAGCAGACCACCCCACGCGAGGAAGCCGCCCACGGCCTCTCCATCGAGGGGGAGGGCTGGATCGCGAGGGCCGCAGCGCTCTCGCAAACGGCGCCGGCGGTGAACACGACCCACCACCAGGGCGTGAAGCGCGAGGGCCGCGGGCTCGTGGTGACCGCTCGCGCCCCCGACGGCGTGGTGGAGGCGATCGAGGATCCCAGCCTGCCCTTCGTGGTGGGCGTGCAGTGGCATCCGGAGCTGATGGTCGAGACCCATCCGTGGAACGCGGCGATCTATCGCCAGCTCGTGGACGCGGCGCGGGAGGCCCGGTGA